GGGATGCCATGATCCCGCGCTGCTCTACAGCGGCATGTTCGACACGCCGATCAAGCAGATCGTCAATCGCCCGGAAGCGCAGGCTGGACTTGGGTGCATGATGTGCCACTCGATTGTTGAGGTGAAGAGCTCGATGGGGCAGGGGGACTTCTACCTGGCCTATCCCAAACTGCACGAGCTAGCGGCGAGCAGGAATCCGATTGTGCGAGCGCTGCACGATTTCACCATCAAGCTGAATCCGGAACCACATCGGCGGGTGTTTCTCAAGCCGTTCATGCGGGAGCAGACCGCAGAGTTCTGCTCGAGCTGCCACAAAGTTCACCTCGATGTACCCGTCAACAGCTACCGCTGGATTCGCGGCTTCAACGAATATGACAACTGGCAGGCCAGTGGCGTTTCCGGGCAGGGTGCGCGTTCGTTCTACTATCCGCCGAAGCCGCAGCAATGCGCCGACTGCCACATGCCGTTCGAGAGATCGCACGACTTCGCGAATATCGATGGGTACGTGCACTCGCATCGTTTCCCGGCCGCCAATATGGCGGTCCCGACAGCCAATCAGGATCAGGCACAGTTGCAGCTGACCGAAAAATTTCTGAAAGACAAGGCCGTCACGGTTGATATTTTCGCGATCTCGCCGGCGGCGCCGCGGGCTGCAGGCGAAGGAGGTTCACAGAACGAGGTGGCCAGCACCTTTGCGGTCGGCGAAGAAGGGGAGTTGGGAGCGAAGGCCGCGGGAATCGAAGCCTCGCCTGTAACGGCGCCGTTGAACCGCGTGAACGCTAGCGTGCGGCGCGGAGATGATGTGCGCGTGGACGTGGTAGTGCGCACGCGTAAAGTGGGCCATTTCTTTCCCGGCGGCACTGTCGATGCTTATGACACATGGGTGGAGCTGAAGGCGGTCGATGATCGCGGCCAGGTGCTTTTCTGGAGCGGTGCGGTCGAGGATGACGGGCGAGGTCCGGTGGAAAAGGGCGCCCACTTTTATCGTTCGTTGCAGATCGATGCGCACGGCAATCCCATCAACAAACGAAATGCATGGTCCACGCGTTCGGTGGTGTATGTACGGCTGGTGCCGCCGGGTGCGGCCGACACAGTCCACTATCGTCTCCATGTGCCGGACAATGCGGGAAGCAAAATCCAGTTGCGAGCGCGGCTCTGCTACCGGAAGTTCGCCTGGTGGAACACCCACTTTGCCTTTGCAGGTGTGTACGATGAGCAGCAAAAAGAAGCGAAATACAGCTCCGACTTCGACGATCGCATGCAGGTTTTCAGGGGAGACACTTCCATTGTTTCGGGCAAGCTAAAGGAAGTTCCGAATCTGCCCATCGTGGAGATGTCAAGCAGCGAAGCGATTCTCCAGGTGCTGGCTAAGGGAGCGAAGGCGCCGGAGCCGACGACGGTGTTAAGTGCGGATGACTGGACGCGCTGGAATGACTACGGCATCGGCCTGCTGCTGCAGGGAGACCTGAAGGGGGCACAAGCAGCTTTCCGGAAGATCACTGAGATTGATCCGAAAAATCCCGATGGGTGGGTGAACCTGGGGCGAGTGGCGGTGCAGGAGGGTGATAACGACCGTGCCCGCGAGGTGCTGGAGAAAGCGCTGGCGCTGAAGCCGGATCTTGCGCGCACGAACTTTTTCTATGCGCGCGTCCTCAAGAACGAAGGCCAGTATGATCAAGCGGTAGCGCATCTGGAGACGGTGCTGGCGCAATATCCGCGCGACCGCGTGGCACGCAATGATCTCGGGCGTCTGTATTTCCTGAAGCGCCAATACAACGACGCGATCCGCGAACTGCAGAACGTACTGTCTGTCGATCCGGAAGACCTGCAGGCGCACTACAACTTGATGCTGTGCTATCAAGGACTGGGCAATGACGAAATGGCGCGGCGTCACCGCAGGTTATATGAGCGCTTCAAGGCGGATGAATCGGCACAGGCAATTACGGGCGCCTACCGACAGAAACATCCAGAGGACAACCTCGAGCGGCAGTCGGTGCATGAGCATGTGTCGATTCCGCTGTCACAACTGGCGCGTTATGACAGTACAGTCGCCAGGCAGCCGAGTAAGCCGAGTATTGGAAGCAAGACGGTGACGCACAAACAGGCGAAGCCCGTGATGGCTGCGGGGAGACAAGGACTGTAGCTTGGCTTTTCTATTGTCGAGGTCCATTCAAATCGCAAAACCTAAGATGTTATTCGGAACAGGGAGGCGCTCTCCAACAAAGATCAACTACCCCACCCAAGGCAAAAACGGGCCAGGATGGGGCACCCTCAAGAGCGTGGCCCTGACGTGTGGCGGATTCCTGCTGTGCGCGAGTTTAGCCTGGGCGCAAAAGCCGGGCGCGAATTCGGCACCACCGATCCGTTTCACCGACATCACGCAATCTGCCGGCATTCGGTTCGTTCACAACAATGGAGCCTTCGGGAAGAAGTATCTGCCAGAGACGCTGGGGCCGGGCTGCGCGTTCATCGATTACGACAACGACGGCAATCCCGACATCCTGCTGATCAATGGCGAGGACTGGCCGGGGCATCCGCATGTCCCAGGCAGCACGATGAAGCTGTACCACAACAACGGCAACGGCACGTTTACCGACGTTACGGCGAAGGCTGGATTGGCAGTTCCCATCTATGGTATGGGGGTAGCCGTGGGTGACTATGACAACGATGGTTACGATGACATCTTTGTCACCGCTCTTGGCCAGAGCCATCTGTTTCACAACAATCGCAACGGGACATTCACCGACGTGACGAAGCAGGCTGGTCTGTGGGGGCCGAACGAATTCAGCACCAGCGCCGCCTGGGTGGACTATGACAAGGACGGCAAGCTGGACCTGGTGGTCGCGAATTACGTGCAGTGGTCGCCGGAGACGGATCTCACCTGCACGCTCGATGGCACGCACAAGTCGTATTGCACGCCGGAGTCGTACAAAGGCGCATCGGCGCGGTTGTGGCACAACCTGGGGAACGGCAAGTTTGAAGATGTGACCCGGAAGGCGGGACTCTACGATCCCACCGGCAAGAACCTGGGGATTGCGATTCTCGATTACAACGGGGACGGCTGGCCAGACATCATGCTGGCTAACGACACGCAGCCGAACAAACTCTATTTGAATAACCGGAATGGTACGTTCAGCGAGCGTGGCGTGCAGGCGGGAGTAGCCTTCAACGAAGATGGCGTGGCGCGCGCCGGTATGGGTACCGATGCTGCGGATTACGATCGCAGCGGCCGGGCGAGCCTGGTTATCAGCAATTTTTCGAATCAGATGATGTCGCTGTATCACAACGAAGGCAACGGGCTGTTCGTGGATGAAGCGGCGCATTCGGAAGTCGGCAAAGCCAGCCTGCTGACCCTTGGCTTCAGTTGTTTCTTTCTTGATTACGATCTCGATGGCTGGCCCGACATGTTCGTCGCCAATGGGCATATCGAGAGCGACATTGAGAAAATCCAGAAGCGAATCAAATACAAGCAGCCGCCGCATCTGTTTCGGAACCTGGGAAATGGCAAGTTCACCGATGTTTCCGAGTCGCTGGGCGCTGCTTTCGCGTTACCGCGGGTAGCGCGCGGGGCAGCCTATGCGGACATAAATAATGATGGCGCGCTCGACCTGCTGATCATGACCAACGCCGGACCGGCTCTGCTGTTTCGCAACGAAGGGGCGACCAACCACAGCCTGCGGGTGAAACTGGTGGGAACAAAGTCTAATCGCGATGGCATCGGGGCAGTGGTGCGCGTCACCAGCGGCCAGGACAAACAGTGGCAGGTGCTGCACAGCGGCGGATATCTATCTCAAAGCGAACTGGTGTTGACGTTCGGTCTGGGAACAAGCGCGAAGGTGAACACGGTTGAGGTGGATTGGCCGAGCGGGCAGGCTGATCGACTGTCCGATGTGTCAGCCGGCCAGACGATTACGATTCAGGAAGGCAAGGGAATCGTTGCTAACCGGCCGTACGGGACTCGAACCGGAACGGCGGTGGCGAGGGCAGGCCATAACGGTCGCAGGAGCTTCTAAGGCGGCCTAACGATGATGTGATCCGAGAATTTTTCCCAGCGTTGCAACCCTCATAGGAAAGAC
The window above is part of the Terriglobales bacterium genome. Proteins encoded here:
- a CDS encoding tetratricopeptide repeat protein is translated as MGSGPAIRARTSRFSKFVAGLLITLFVSAVYLYGFPTANVFYAAVVLLHAGLGVLASFFLVPRIPSSLRQGSWVARLGWLMLTVGAVLGLMLVYTGTSRPQWKLLYAHIGLMVVGCALLVADWLVRRTSEPANPGIQLGRVVGVLVCAGLLSIGAWYMRTVRWQRMASNRIQNPQLPPDSMDGEGDGPNGRFFPSSAQTRHRGLIPSKYFMESDACQRCHQDIFNQWNSSAHHFSSFNNQWYRKSVEYMQDVVGVRPSKWCAGCHDPALLYSGMFDTPIKQIVNRPEAQAGLGCMMCHSIVEVKSSMGQGDFYLAYPKLHELAASRNPIVRALHDFTIKLNPEPHRRVFLKPFMREQTAEFCSSCHKVHLDVPVNSYRWIRGFNEYDNWQASGVSGQGARSFYYPPKPQQCADCHMPFERSHDFANIDGYVHSHRFPAANMAVPTANQDQAQLQLTEKFLKDKAVTVDIFAISPAAPRAAGEGGSQNEVASTFAVGEEGELGAKAAGIEASPVTAPLNRVNASVRRGDDVRVDVVVRTRKVGHFFPGGTVDAYDTWVELKAVDDRGQVLFWSGAVEDDGRGPVEKGAHFYRSLQIDAHGNPINKRNAWSTRSVVYVRLVPPGAADTVHYRLHVPDNAGSKIQLRARLCYRKFAWWNTHFAFAGVYDEQQKEAKYSSDFDDRMQVFRGDTSIVSGKLKEVPNLPIVEMSSSEAILQVLAKGAKAPEPTTVLSADDWTRWNDYGIGLLLQGDLKGAQAAFRKITEIDPKNPDGWVNLGRVAVQEGDNDRAREVLEKALALKPDLARTNFFYARVLKNEGQYDQAVAHLETVLAQYPRDRVARNDLGRLYFLKRQYNDAIRELQNVLSVDPEDLQAHYNLMLCYQGLGNDEMARRHRRLYERFKADESAQAITGAYRQKHPEDNLERQSVHEHVSIPLSQLARYDSTVARQPSKPSIGSKTVTHKQAKPVMAAGRQGL
- a CDS encoding CRTAC1 family protein — protein: MALTCGGFLLCASLAWAQKPGANSAPPIRFTDITQSAGIRFVHNNGAFGKKYLPETLGPGCAFIDYDNDGNPDILLINGEDWPGHPHVPGSTMKLYHNNGNGTFTDVTAKAGLAVPIYGMGVAVGDYDNDGYDDIFVTALGQSHLFHNNRNGTFTDVTKQAGLWGPNEFSTSAAWVDYDKDGKLDLVVANYVQWSPETDLTCTLDGTHKSYCTPESYKGASARLWHNLGNGKFEDVTRKAGLYDPTGKNLGIAILDYNGDGWPDIMLANDTQPNKLYLNNRNGTFSERGVQAGVAFNEDGVARAGMGTDAADYDRSGRASLVISNFSNQMMSLYHNEGNGLFVDEAAHSEVGKASLLTLGFSCFFLDYDLDGWPDMFVANGHIESDIEKIQKRIKYKQPPHLFRNLGNGKFTDVSESLGAAFALPRVARGAAYADINNDGALDLLIMTNAGPALLFRNEGATNHSLRVKLVGTKSNRDGIGAVVRVTSGQDKQWQVLHSGGYLSQSELVLTFGLGTSAKVNTVEVDWPSGQADRLSDVSAGQTITIQEGKGIVANRPYGTRTGTAVARAGHNGRRSF